The Ornithinibacillus sp. 4-3 region TTCGATATTCACTTTCTGTCATTTCTAATAGTGACTTACTCATACTAATTCCTGCATTGTTTACTAAAATATCAATTGCACCAAATGATGCTTCTGTTTTTTCTACAACATTTTGCCAGTCAGATTCATTGGTCACATCTTGTTTCACAAATTTAACATTTTCCCCTAATTCCGTTTCTAATGCACTTCCCAGTTTTTCATTTATATCTGTGAAAACCACTTTTGCTCCTTCTTCAGCAAAAAGTTTCACATGAGAAGCGCCCATTCCTTGTGCTCCACCTGTAATAATTGCAACTTTTCCATCTAGTCTTTTCATGATAAATTCCTCCTAAAGTTTTTTAATTCCATAAACCTGCTTGTACTAATTTTTTCTTGCCATTATAAGCAAGCACAACTGCAATAATGTTAATAACAAGCATGACTAAGATTGCATATAAACCGCCTGAGTAACTACCAGTAAATTGGAAAATATATCCGTATGCTGGAAGTGTAACAATAGAGGCTACTGCCAATCCCAAGGAAATGGTTGAATAAATTTGGCTGTATTCTCTATTTCCAAATAAACTTGAAGTAAGCGCTGGCGCAATAATTCCAATTCCGCTTGTAACAAAGGCAAAAAGAATAAGAGCGATGACAATCATGACAGCGCTAGATGCTGCATACAACATGATAACTACAGAAACAATCCCCAAAATCATAGATAAGATTGTTGTATTTTTAGTTCCCAATTTGTCATTTAAAACTCCATTAATTAAAGAAGCAGCTACCACACCTAACATATAAATCCCCATTGCATTACCCGCAAATTCCTGTGTAAGTCCCTTATCAACAATATAAGTAGGAATATGCATCATGAAACTCGCAATAGCAGTTATCAAGAAAAAAAAGATCATCAATGCATAAAAAGGAGAAGATTTTCTTGCAACAGCCAGTGTTACACCAGCTTCTTGAGAAGCTTGATTGGAGGCTTCATCAGAATCCTCACTTTTGGTTTCCACGTCTTTAGCAGAGTCTTTTTCTTTGGACGCTTTTTTAATAAATAAAATGGTTGCAAGAATAACAAGTACTATACCTGCAACTCCCATTGCTACATACGAAAATCTCCAACCATTATTAACAATTAACTTTCCGATGACTGGTTGAGCAATAGCTCCTAAAATTCCCCCAGTTGCTGCTAAAATCCCAAGTGCTAAACCATTGCTCTTTTTAAACCATTGGTTAATTAAAACTGGACCTAAAATAACTGTAAGGAAAGTTCCACCGACTGCAAGTGGGATTGCGAAAACATACCAGCCCCATACAGAATTCATAAAACTAAATGCAATATAAGCTCCTGCCTGTAAAATAATCGAAGCAATAATTAACATACGAATATCATGTTTTGCTACGAGCTTACCAGCGAATGGTAAAAATAATAATGTCACAACAGCAGAGACACTTAGGTATAAAGTTAAGTTCCCCATTCCAATACCTAGCTCTTGCGAAATAGGATTTAAGAAAAGACTTGCAGAGTTATTTAATACACCTTTTCCAACCCCAACGATAATACATAGTCCAACAAGAATCCACCATGCTTGATGGATTTTAGATTTTGTTTTTTCCATTTTTATTCTCCCTTTGAGGGTTATGTCTAACTCCATAATCCCGACTTTTCTAATTTTGTTTTACCTCTAAATGCAAAAATCACAGCAAATATATTAATAACGAGCATTATTAAAATCGTATATAATCCACCTGAATAGCTTCCCGTAAATTGAAAAATATAGCCATAGGCTGGAAGTGCAACAATAGCAGCGGTAGCTAAACCTAAAGAAGCAGTTGAATAAATCCTGCTATATTCTTTAATTCCAAATAAGCTTAGTGCAAGCGATGGTCCAAGGGTTCCAATCCCAGATGTTACAAACGCAAATAGAATTAATGCAATATAAATTACGATAGCGCTAGAACTTGCAAATAATAGCAATGAAACAGAAATTATCCCAGAAACCATTGATAGTATGGTTGCATTTTTTGAACCAAATTTATCATTAATCAATCCAATCACGATAGCACCCAAAACAACTCCTAACATGTAGATGCCCATTGCGTTACCAGCAAATGTTTGCTCATATCCACTATCAATTAAGTACCGTGGGATATGTATTGAAAAACTTGAAATAGATGTTAGGAAAAATAAGAAGATCATCAGTGCATAAAAAGCAGAATTTTTTTTCGCAACGGCCATCGATACACCTGTATTTTGAATATTTTCATTCGCTTCTTGACGATTCTGTTCACTTTCTGTTAGACAATATGGATAAAGTCCCTTCGCAGGGTTTACCTTTTTAATAAATAAGAGAATAATCGGCACAGCTATTACAATTGCTGTGAGTCCTATTGCCACATAAGCAAATCTCCACCCTTGATGTACGATTATATTTCCGACAATGGGTTGCGAGATGGCACCAAACAATCCACCTGTTGCCGTCAGAATTCCAAGAGCTAGTCCATTATTTCTTTTAAACCATTGACTAATTAAAACAGGACCAGCAATAACAGTAATGAACACACCACCAAATGCCAAAGGAACCGCAAATAGATACCAGCCCCATACAGCATTCATAAAGCTAAATGCAATATAAGCTCCTGCTTCACAAATGATGGAAATAATTAATATGAAGCGGATATTGTATTTCTCCAACATTCTTCCGCTAAAAGGAAGATAAAGCATTGTTATAATTGCCGATATACTAAAATATAAAGTTAAATCTCCCATTCCAATGCCAAGTTCATTAGAAATAGGTGGTAGAAAAAGACCAGCAGAATTGTTTAATGTTCCTTTTCCGAGCCCGACAATAATACATAGACCAAGAAGTATCCACCAAGCGCTATGAATTTTAAATTTATTATGGGCTTGTCCATTTCCTACATTTATAACAACCCCTGACTTCATGATTGTTTCATCATTTCTCTAAAATCTGGGATCGTCGGATTACTTAAATAATGTCCCCCTTCTACCTGAATAGTTTGTCCTGTTATGAACTTTGATTCATCCGAAGCTAAAAATAAGACCGTATGACCTATATCTTCTGGCTCTCCATGATAAGGAAGTTGATTATATTTCCCAAAAACATCTAATAATTCTTGAGACATATTATTTTTTGCTGCAGGTGTTAAAATAAGACCAGGCGCAACAGCATTACAGCGAATATTCTCCTTCCCATATTGTGTTGCAATATATTTAGTCAAATTAATGACCCCAGCTTTCGAAGCACCATAAGCAGCACGGATAGAATCGCCTGCGAAACCAGCCATGGATGCCGTATTGATAATAGAACCTCCACCATTTTCTATCATGTAAGGAATCGCGAATCGGCTTC contains the following coding sequences:
- a CDS encoding MFS transporter, whose translation is MEKTKSKIHQAWWILVGLCIIVGVGKGVLNNSASLFLNPISQELGIGMGNLTLYLSVSAVVTLLFLPFAGKLVAKHDIRMLIIASIILQAGAYIAFSFMNSVWGWYVFAIPLAVGGTFLTVILGPVLINQWFKKSNGLALGILAATGGILGAIAQPVIGKLIVNNGWRFSYVAMGVAGIVLVILATILFIKKASKEKDSAKDVETKSEDSDEASNQASQEAGVTLAVARKSSPFYALMIFFFLITAIASFMMHIPTYIVDKGLTQEFAGNAMGIYMLGVVAASLINGVLNDKLGTKNTTILSMILGIVSVVIMLYAASSAVMIVIALILFAFVTSGIGIIAPALTSSLFGNREYSQIYSTISLGLAVASIVTLPAYGYIFQFTGSYSGGLYAILVMLVINIIAVVLAYNGKKKLVQAGLWN
- a CDS encoding MFS transporter, with translation MKSGVVINVGNGQAHNKFKIHSAWWILLGLCIIVGLGKGTLNNSAGLFLPPISNELGIGMGDLTLYFSISAIITMLYLPFSGRMLEKYNIRFILIISIICEAGAYIAFSFMNAVWGWYLFAVPLAFGGVFITVIAGPVLISQWFKRNNGLALGILTATGGLFGAISQPIVGNIIVHQGWRFAYVAIGLTAIVIAVPIILLFIKKVNPAKGLYPYCLTESEQNRQEANENIQNTGVSMAVAKKNSAFYALMIFLFFLTSISSFSIHIPRYLIDSGYEQTFAGNAMGIYMLGVVLGAIVIGLINDKFGSKNATILSMVSGIISVSLLLFASSSAIVIYIALILFAFVTSGIGTLGPSLALSLFGIKEYSRIYSTASLGLATAAIVALPAYGYIFQFTGSYSGGLYTILIMLVINIFAVIFAFRGKTKLEKSGLWS
- a CDS encoding SDR family NAD(P)-dependent oxidoreductase, yielding MDRVKNKVALVTGGASGIGLSSSALLAKEGAKVVVADYNVDGAKKVAEDIKANGGEAVGIFLDAGNEESIKEAVEFTVKQYGKITVLFNNVGSTNLKKDLDVVNMDLEEWDRLMNLNLKSVLLGSRFAIPYMIENGGGSIINTASMAGFAGDSIRAAYGASKAGVINLTKYIATQYGKENIRCNAVAPGLILTPAAKNNMSQELLDVFGKYNQLPYHGEPEDIGHTVLFLASDESKFITGQTIQVEGGHYLSNPTIPDFREMMKQS